In a genomic window of [Empedobacter] haloabium:
- a CDS encoding MarR family transcriptional regulator: MSSFDATNKRLQTIRSRIPAFPEDQMRLLRLTYHVQKRMKDLSNAVLRKYDLVDASYMVLAVLYGSENETSTASALGEACMEKPANLTRVCNDLEAQGLVTRGNRPGDRRCVMISLTDAGRRLIEQVMPEVWQRTTRAYDGYSMDDIRLQEKLFLRQLDNLDNT, from the coding sequence ATGAGCAGCTTTGACGCTACCAACAAGCGCCTACAAACCATCCGTAGCCGCATTCCGGCCTTCCCGGAAGACCAGATGCGGTTGTTGCGCCTGACATATCACGTGCAGAAGCGGATGAAGGACTTGTCGAACGCCGTGCTGCGCAAGTACGACCTGGTGGACGCCAGCTACATGGTGCTGGCCGTGCTGTACGGCTCGGAAAACGAGACCTCCACCGCCTCCGCGCTGGGCGAGGCATGCATGGAAAAGCCGGCCAACCTGACGCGGGTCTGCAACGACCTGGAAGCGCAAGGCCTGGTCACGCGCGGCAACCGCCCGGGCGACCGGCGCTGCGTGATGATCTCGCTGACCGATGCCGGGCGCCGCCTGATCGAACAGGTGATGCCGGAAGTGTGGCAACGCACCACCCGCGCCTACGACGGCTACAGCATGGACGACATCCGCCTGCAGGAAAAGCTGTTCCTGCGCCAGCTGGACAATCTGGACAACACATAA
- a CDS encoding efflux transporter outer membrane subunit, which yields MRSLRLSLTAMAVALALAGCADMGNVQPQAHALRPADLAAGKVIAGAADPAAAWPRDEWWKAFGDPQLDRLMAAALADNPTLKVAQARVRQAEALAGVANAATLPKVDASASSTRELFASHGSAPAAIAGSWQWYNAATLTGSYDLDVWGRQHDLLAAAIDETHVAAAEAQMARLALQTAIVRDYIQLWYRHALQDSVADSLAQRQRILEIARKRHQAGLTGELDVAAIETTLPAGRRQHEEIGASIAVLRHQLAALVGKGPGDGDTIVRPAPALLENGTRLGLPSALPAELVGRRPDIAAQRWRVEAAAREIDAARAAFYPNINIAAFAGLQSFGFSRLLESSARTMGVTPALTLPIFEGGRLRGQLRARTAAYDAAVEQYNATVVQALADVANVVAKIHSAQQQERLAARALASARRAEMLAEQAYKAGMTDYLGVLQAKLTLLAEQDQLLRVAGERLDNYASLMTALGGGMEIHFP from the coding sequence ATGCGGTCGCTGCGCCTTTCCCTGACCGCCATGGCTGTCGCGCTGGCCCTGGCCGGCTGCGCCGACATGGGCAACGTCCAGCCGCAAGCCCATGCGCTGCGCCCTGCCGACCTGGCGGCCGGCAAGGTCATCGCAGGAGCAGCCGATCCCGCCGCCGCCTGGCCCCGGGACGAGTGGTGGAAGGCGTTCGGCGATCCGCAGCTGGACCGCCTGATGGCGGCCGCGCTGGCCGACAACCCGACCTTGAAGGTGGCGCAGGCGCGCGTGCGCCAGGCCGAGGCGCTGGCCGGCGTCGCCAACGCGGCCACGCTGCCGAAGGTGGACGCCAGCGCGTCGAGCACCCGCGAGCTGTTTGCCAGCCACGGCTCGGCACCGGCGGCGATCGCCGGCAGCTGGCAGTGGTACAACGCGGCAACGCTGACGGGCTCCTACGATCTCGATGTCTGGGGCCGCCAACACGACCTGCTGGCGGCAGCCATCGACGAGACGCACGTGGCGGCGGCGGAAGCACAGATGGCGCGGCTGGCCCTGCAGACGGCGATCGTGCGCGACTATATCCAGCTGTGGTACCGCCACGCCCTGCAGGACAGCGTGGCCGACAGCCTGGCCCAGCGCCAGCGCATCCTGGAGATCGCGCGCAAGCGGCACCAGGCCGGCCTGACGGGCGAGCTGGACGTGGCGGCCATCGAAACGACATTGCCGGCGGGCCGGCGCCAGCACGAAGAGATCGGCGCATCGATCGCCGTGCTGCGCCACCAGCTGGCGGCACTGGTCGGCAAGGGACCGGGCGATGGCGACACCATCGTCCGGCCAGCGCCGGCCCTGCTCGAGAACGGCACCCGGTTGGGGCTGCCGAGCGCGCTGCCGGCCGAACTGGTCGGGCGGCGTCCCGACATCGCCGCGCAGCGCTGGCGGGTCGAGGCGGCGGCCCGCGAGATCGACGCGGCGCGGGCGGCGTTCTATCCGAACATCAATATCGCCGCGTTTGCCGGGCTGCAGTCGTTCGGGTTCTCGCGGCTGCTGGAAAGTTCGGCCCGCACCATGGGCGTGACGCCCGCGCTGACCCTGCCCATTTTCGAGGGCGGCCGGCTGCGCGGCCAGCTGCGCGCGCGGACGGCGGCCTACGACGCGGCGGTCGAACAGTACAACGCAACGGTCGTGCAGGCCCTGGCTGATGTTGCCAATGTGGTAGCAAAGATACACTCCGCGCAACAACAGGAACGGCTGGCGGCGCGCGCGCTGGCGTCCGCACGGCGCGCCGAAATGCTCGCCGAACAGGCTTACAAGGCCGGAATGACCGATTATCTCGGGGTATTGCAGGCGAAGTTGACGTTGCTGGCCGAACAGGATCAGCTGCTCCGGGTAGCCGGCGAGCGCCTGGACAACTACGCCAGCCTGATGACGGCACTGGGGGGAGGCATGGAAATTCATTTCCCCTAG
- a CDS encoding DUF4148 domain-containing protein, translated as MKTAYYVIAALALATAGAAFGAEGNEAAAAAAPAAAAVATAHTQVNVPASRALTRAEVRAQAIEARRNGTLIENEADLDVAQTKKHYAR; from the coding sequence ATGAAAACCGCTTACTACGTTATCGCCGCCCTGGCCCTGGCGACCGCCGGTGCCGCTTTCGGCGCGGAAGGCAACGAGGCCGCAGCGGCGGCCGCACCGGCTGCCGCCGCCGTCGCCACGGCGCACACCCAGGTCAACGTGCCCGCTTCGCGCGCGCTGACGCGCGCCGAAGTGCGCGCCCAGGCCATCGAAGCGCGCCGCAACGGCACGCTGATCGAAAACGAAGCCGACCTGGACGTTGCGCAAACCAAGAAGCACTACGCCAGGTAA
- a CDS encoding SDR family oxidoreductase: MHLKKLSDQVIVITGATSGIGLTTARMAAAQGAQLVLAARAEDALHQLEKELQTFGTEALVVPTDVGDKNDVAALAKAAIARFGRIDTWVNNAGVSIFGRLQEVSDEDNHRLFQTNFWGVVNGSMEAVKHMKKSGGALINLGSELSDVSVPLQGMYAASKHAVKGYTDSLRMELEKDGVPISVTLIKPAAIDTMFAVHAKNYMDVEPKLPAPIYAPELVAEAILYAAQHPKRDVHVGGASKMNSVGGFHLPRLFDKMGETMMWSGQRSNRASRSGRQDALHAPDANQELRQRQGMGDVTESSPYTQASLRYKPLKLALLGGGALVAAWMLSRSGTTRVTGDGINPPH; this comes from the coding sequence ATGCATCTGAAAAAATTGTCGGACCAGGTCATCGTCATCACAGGCGCCACCAGCGGCATCGGCCTGACGACCGCCCGCATGGCGGCGGCGCAAGGCGCGCAACTCGTGCTGGCGGCGCGCGCGGAGGATGCGCTGCACCAGCTCGAGAAGGAACTGCAGACGTTCGGCACCGAGGCCCTGGTCGTGCCCACCGACGTCGGCGACAAGAACGACGTGGCGGCCCTGGCCAAGGCGGCCATTGCCCGCTTCGGCCGCATCGATACCTGGGTCAACAATGCGGGCGTGTCGATCTTCGGCCGCCTGCAGGAAGTGTCGGACGAGGACAACCACCGCCTGTTCCAGACCAATTTCTGGGGCGTCGTCAACGGCTCGATGGAAGCGGTCAAGCACATGAAGAAGAGCGGCGGCGCCCTGATCAACCTGGGCAGCGAGCTGTCGGACGTGTCGGTGCCGCTGCAGGGCATGTACGCGGCATCGAAGCACGCGGTCAAGGGCTATACGGACAGCCTGCGCATGGAGCTGGAAAAGGACGGCGTGCCGATCTCCGTCACCTTGATCAAGCCGGCCGCCATCGACACGATGTTTGCCGTGCACGCGAAGAACTACATGGACGTGGAACCGAAGCTGCCCGCGCCGATCTACGCGCCGGAGCTGGTGGCCGAGGCGATCCTGTATGCGGCCCAGCATCCGAAGCGCGACGTGCACGTGGGCGGCGCGTCGAAGATGAACTCGGTGGGCGGCTTCCACCTGCCGCGCCTGTTCGACAAGATGGGCGAGACGATGATGTGGAGCGGCCAGCGCAGCAACCGTGCGTCCCGCTCAGGGCGCCAGGACGCGCTGCACGCGCCGGACGCGAACCAGGAACTGCGCCAGCGCCAGGGCATGGGCGACGTGACGGAATCGTCGCCGTACACCCAGGCCAGCCTGCGCTATAAGCCGCTCAAGCTGGCACTGCTGGGTGGCGGCGCGCTGGTGGCCGCCTGGATGCTGTCGCGCTCGGGCACCACACGGGTGACGGGCGACGGCATCAATCCGCCGCATTGA
- a CDS encoding heparinase II/III family protein — protein sequence MRFFSPRRLGLAAAIGLLFSHSAMALPPVTKAHPRVYATQADFDRVALEAGIRAGAFPSAGTVSFDLIPVVKGPKDVAGAPIFGQDPDNGSSANGFLIFYTSDDKGLYVAANLYGANGASFVWLSEQPLIEGQRNRISFTYDANARTAKLVVNGRESSARNWTDPWQPSAQQFSFRSHRGDVIENFKLAGPTATDVLWQSARIDPELHTSWRAILGAAKTAAAQINACGTTASDICNDIREKGRKEIMEPARHLAMAYRYTGDPALLAAIREHIRLLKGVSPLTTGGEWSMGARVGTLGLYYDWLYSYLDPSERDAIAAHIKATIRADKLDGNPNLDLIYSACGHQGLSATVLDCAQKPVFQDWNRYATPALPSTSDTYISGHAATGVSLTAAALLAIVEDGAQPKHTDVVPMLDTIYSHFKLGYLRARDLYSVDGGNPSLFSYASAAGETSERLVMWQRALSGNSGLQLASQQYYLYPYLYALRADGSFPARGDSYTFPVELAGALALGSRMLNPDNTDPNAPEDQKYIIDPVAYAFYTNKVQPVRAARNTATLWERLIYPQKQPRTPLTMPTELARHFRTAGNVIVRNTWDNATNTLLEFKSASFISENHHHLDQNSFSLYYKAPLLVDSGQYDDYNTTHWRNYYQRTIAHNAIVLDDTNKDYYKQDYYYDNKYTSRDGGQWYANKLVKRATYPTIEEALLPGGSNLLHGVTGFEDGGDYVYVAGNASKAYPSLDSSDKYIVDQNAGMQRSIVYLRRPDSRLDVTPPLVLVFDSVRSKVKATSLLHTVGQPAADAGATRLGAGRYQYGSGAGLFTVRNGGGMLTVQTLLPKSATRSVGLVGGQGNPNDVCKQYKRTKVGNEYVDAFVADAADCRFLVRHSDNQWVNYPPRTNKDDPTDPGAVSMPANAPDIGAWRLEISDSAALPADAAGYKTQYFLNALHVADTDGASGGVATLAQPAALLPVQSADTAAVKVNSDLVVVFNGGATTGTTLQWQPGSYSGKTLVVGLQKNGCYALDKSAPMWQLKPVAASCTHTASANGVVQLP from the coding sequence ATGCGCTTCTTCTCTCCGCGCCGTCTCGGCCTCGCGGCCGCCATTGGCCTGCTGTTTTCCCACAGCGCCATGGCGCTGCCTCCCGTCACCAAGGCCCACCCTCGCGTCTATGCGACCCAGGCCGATTTCGATCGCGTCGCCCTCGAAGCCGGCATTCGCGCCGGCGCCTTTCCGTCCGCTGGCACAGTCAGCTTCGACCTGATCCCGGTGGTGAAGGGCCCCAAGGATGTGGCGGGCGCCCCCATCTTTGGCCAGGATCCCGATAACGGTTCCTCCGCCAACGGCTTCCTGATCTTCTACACGAGCGACGACAAAGGCCTGTATGTCGCGGCCAACTTGTACGGTGCGAACGGGGCATCGTTTGTATGGTTGAGCGAGCAACCATTGATCGAGGGCCAGCGCAACAGGATCTCGTTTACCTATGACGCCAACGCCCGCACGGCAAAGCTGGTCGTCAACGGACGCGAGTCGAGCGCGCGCAACTGGACGGACCCATGGCAACCGAGCGCGCAGCAATTCTCGTTCCGCAGCCACCGCGGCGACGTGATCGAGAACTTCAAGCTCGCCGGGCCGACGGCGACGGACGTGCTGTGGCAGAGCGCCAGGATCGATCCGGAGCTGCATACGTCATGGCGCGCGATCCTGGGTGCCGCCAAGACGGCGGCGGCGCAGATCAACGCCTGCGGCACCACGGCCAGCGACATCTGCAACGACATCCGCGAGAAAGGCCGCAAGGAGATCATGGAGCCGGCCCGCCATCTGGCGATGGCCTATCGCTACACCGGCGATCCGGCACTGCTGGCGGCCATCCGCGAGCACATCCGCCTGCTCAAGGGCGTCAGCCCGCTGACGACGGGCGGCGAGTGGAGCATGGGCGCGCGTGTCGGCACGCTGGGCCTGTACTACGACTGGCTGTACAGCTACCTGGATCCCAGCGAGCGCGACGCCATCGCCGCCCACATCAAGGCAACGATCCGCGCGGACAAGCTGGACGGCAACCCGAACCTGGACCTGATCTACTCGGCCTGCGGCCACCAGGGCCTGTCGGCCACCGTGCTGGACTGCGCCCAGAAGCCCGTCTTCCAGGACTGGAACCGCTACGCCACGCCGGCACTGCCGTCGACTTCCGACACCTACATCAGCGGCCATGCGGCCACTGGTGTGTCGTTGACGGCGGCAGCCCTGCTGGCCATCGTGGAAGACGGCGCGCAGCCGAAGCACACCGACGTGGTGCCGATGCTCGACACCATCTACAGCCATTTCAAGCTGGGCTACCTGCGCGCACGCGATCTGTACTCCGTCGATGGCGGCAATCCATCGCTGTTCTCCTATGCGAGCGCGGCGGGTGAAACCAGCGAACGCCTCGTCATGTGGCAGCGTGCCCTGTCCGGCAACTCGGGTTTGCAGCTGGCGTCGCAGCAGTACTATCTCTACCCCTACCTGTATGCACTGCGTGCGGACGGCTCGTTCCCGGCCCGGGGCGACTCCTACACGTTCCCGGTGGAGCTGGCCGGCGCCCTGGCGCTGGGCAGCCGCATGCTCAATCCCGACAACACCGATCCGAATGCCCCGGAGGACCAGAAATACATCATCGATCCGGTCGCCTATGCCTTCTACACCAACAAGGTCCAGCCGGTGCGTGCCGCCCGCAATACCGCGACGCTGTGGGAGCGCCTGATCTACCCGCAAAAGCAGCCGCGCACGCCGCTGACGATGCCGACGGAGCTGGCACGCCACTTCAGGACGGCGGGGAATGTGATCGTTCGCAACACCTGGGACAACGCCACCAACACGCTGCTGGAGTTCAAGTCGGCATCGTTCATCAGCGAAAACCACCATCACCTGGACCAGAACAGCTTCTCGCTGTACTACAAGGCGCCGCTGCTGGTCGATTCGGGCCAGTACGACGACTACAACACCACGCACTGGCGAAACTACTACCAGCGCACGATCGCGCACAATGCGATCGTCCTCGACGACACAAATAAGGACTATTACAAGCAGGACTACTATTACGACAACAAGTACACGAGCAGGGACGGCGGCCAGTGGTACGCCAACAAACTGGTCAAGCGCGCTACCTACCCGACCATCGAGGAAGCCCTGCTGCCGGGCGGCAGCAACCTGTTGCACGGCGTGACGGGCTTCGAGGACGGCGGCGACTACGTCTACGTTGCCGGCAACGCCAGCAAGGCCTATCCAAGCCTGGACTCCAGCGACAAGTATATCGTTGACCAGAACGCCGGCATGCAACGCAGCATCGTCTACCTGCGCCGGCCGGACAGCCGGCTCGACGTCACGCCACCGCTGGTCCTGGTCTTCGACAGCGTGCGCAGCAAGGTGAAGGCGACGTCGCTGCTGCATACGGTCGGCCAGCCGGCGGCGGACGCTGGCGCAACGCGACTCGGTGCGGGCCGCTACCAGTACGGCAGCGGCGCGGGCCTGTTCACGGTGCGCAATGGCGGCGGCATGCTCACGGTACAGACGCTGCTGCCGAAGAGCGCGACGCGTAGCGTCGGACTGGTGGGCGGCCAGGGCAATCCGAACGACGTGTGCAAGCAATACAAGCGTACCAAGGTAGGAAACGAGTACGTCGATGCGTTTGTCGCGGACGCCGCCGACTGCCGTTTCCTGGTGCGCCACTCGGACAATCAGTGGGTCAACTATCCGCCGCGCACCAACAAGGACGATCCGACCGATCCGGGTGCCGTCTCGATGCCGGCCAACGCGCCGGATATCGGCGCATGGCGCCTGGAGATCAGCGACAGCGCGGCCCTGCCGGCCGACGCCGCCGGCTACAAGACGCAGTACTTCCTGAACGCGCTGCACGTCGCCGACACGGACGGCGCCAGCGGCGGCGTGGCGACCCTGGCGCAGCCGGCGGCGCTGCTGCCGGTGCAAAGCGCGGACACGGCGGCGGTCAAGGTCAACAGCGACCTGGTCGTCGTCTTCAACGGCGGCGCGACGACCGGCACCACGTTGCAGTGGCAGCCGGGCAGCTACAGCGGCAAGACGCTGGTGGTGGGCCTGCAGAAGAACGGCTGCTATGCACTCGACAAGAGCGCGCCGATGTGGCAACTGAAGCCGGTGGCTGCCTCCTGCACGCATACGGCGTCCGCCAACGGCGTCGTGCAACTGCCGTAA
- a CDS encoding LysR family transcriptional regulator, which produces MDRFDAMRLFTRIVELGNFSRAADDLKLPAATATHAIRRLEARLGVQLLHRTTRKVTPTSDGQAYYQRCLRILADVDETEAGFGHAGAAPKGKLRIDLSTLGRVFVLPRLSEFFARFPDIELEVGLGDRRVDLVGEGVDCVLRVGELPDSTMVGRRVAVLPQVTCASAAYLDAHGMPATLDDLRGHLAVNWYSASSGRMLPFEFDIDGARRSVTLPGKVSVSEGEAYVACCLGGMGLAQLPRYRVEALLADGLLREVLPQYRPPSLPVTVLYPYQRQLSPRVRVFADWVAEVMGETGTVPPVY; this is translated from the coding sequence ATGGACCGTTTCGACGCGATGCGCCTGTTTACCCGGATCGTCGAGCTGGGCAATTTCAGCCGGGCCGCCGACGACCTCAAGCTGCCGGCTGCCACGGCCACCCACGCGATCCGCCGGCTGGAGGCGCGGCTGGGCGTGCAACTGCTGCACCGTACCACGCGCAAGGTGACGCCGACCTCGGACGGCCAGGCCTACTACCAGCGCTGCCTGCGCATCCTGGCCGATGTGGACGAGACGGAGGCGGGCTTCGGCCACGCCGGCGCCGCGCCGAAGGGCAAGCTGCGCATCGACCTGTCCACCCTGGGCCGCGTGTTCGTGCTGCCGCGGCTGAGCGAATTTTTCGCCCGCTTTCCGGACATCGAATTGGAAGTGGGCTTGGGCGACCGCCGCGTGGACCTGGTCGGCGAAGGCGTCGATTGCGTGCTGCGGGTGGGCGAGCTGCCCGATTCGACGATGGTGGGCCGCCGTGTCGCCGTCCTGCCGCAGGTGACGTGTGCCAGCGCCGCGTATCTCGACGCGCACGGCATGCCGGCCACGCTGGACGACCTGCGCGGCCACCTGGCGGTGAACTGGTATTCGGCGTCGAGCGGCAGGATGCTGCCGTTCGAGTTCGACATCGACGGTGCGCGCCGCAGCGTGACCTTGCCCGGCAAGGTCAGCGTCAGCGAGGGGGAGGCCTATGTGGCCTGCTGCCTGGGCGGCATGGGACTGGCGCAGCTGCCCCGTTATCGCGTCGAGGCGCTGCTGGCGGACGGCTTGCTGCGCGAGGTGCTGCCGCAGTACCGTCCGCCTTCGCTACCCGTCACCGTGCTGTACCCGTACCAGCGGCAGCTGTCGCCGCGGGTCCGGGTGTTCGCGGATTGGGTGGCGGAAGTCATGGGGGAAACCGGGACGGTGCCTCCTGTCTACTGA
- a CDS encoding SDR family oxidoreductase has translation MQDQPVAIVTGASRGIGAAIAQRLARDGYAVVVNYAGRAADAEEVAALIAAGGGSAIAVQADVADGAAVTRLFDAAIERFGRVDVLVNNAGVMPAHLPRLADTDDAAFDWMVGVNLKGTFNTLRTAATRLAQGGRIVNLSTSLVGLALPGYAVYAASKAAVETMTTILAKEMRGRDIRVNAVAPGPTATELFLNGKSDEQVQHLARMAPLERLGQPGDIADAVAFLVRPGGWVNGQTLRANGGIV, from the coding sequence ATGCAAGACCAGCCAGTTGCCATCGTTACCGGTGCCTCGCGCGGCATCGGCGCCGCCATCGCACAGCGCCTCGCACGCGACGGTTATGCCGTCGTCGTCAACTATGCCGGCCGCGCGGCCGATGCGGAGGAAGTGGCCGCGCTCATCGCGGCGGGCGGCGGCAGCGCGATTGCCGTGCAGGCCGACGTGGCGGACGGTGCCGCGGTGACGCGCCTGTTCGACGCCGCCATCGAACGCTTCGGCCGGGTGGACGTCCTCGTCAACAATGCCGGCGTGATGCCGGCGCACTTGCCGCGCCTGGCCGATACCGACGACGCCGCCTTCGACTGGATGGTCGGCGTCAACCTGAAGGGCACGTTCAACACGCTGCGTACCGCCGCCACGCGCCTGGCGCAGGGCGGGCGGATCGTCAACCTGTCCACCAGCCTGGTCGGGCTGGCGCTGCCGGGATATGCCGTGTATGCGGCGAGCAAGGCGGCCGTCGAGACGATGACGACCATCCTGGCCAAGGAAATGCGCGGGCGCGACATCCGCGTCAACGCGGTGGCGCCCGGGCCGACCGCGACGGAACTGTTCCTCAACGGCAAAAGCGACGAGCAGGTGCAGCACCTGGCGCGGATGGCGCCGCTCGAGCGCCTGGGCCAGCCCGGCGACATCGCCGACGCGGTGGCCTTCCTGGTCCGACCGGGCGGCTGGGTCAACGGGCAGACGCTGCGGGCGAACGGCGGCATCGTGTAA